From a single Marinobacter sp. THAF197a genomic region:
- a CDS encoding pilin has protein sequence MQKIQMKKGQQGFTLIELMIVVAIIGILAAVAIPAYQDYTIRAKVSEVLTVASAARTSVAEYYISTGSMPATTTAAGINTDTGQSDYITNIAFATSSTGTQLTYTLGNLGGTADASTFEYLVTGNNNGVQVDCTGGSLEAKYRPANCRP, from the coding sequence ATGCAGAAGATTCAAATGAAAAAAGGTCAGCAGGGTTTCACTCTGATCGAACTGATGATCGTTGTTGCAATCATTGGTATTTTGGCGGCTGTTGCTATTCCTGCGTATCAGGACTACACAATCCGTGCCAAGGTTAGTGAGGTTTTGACGGTTGCTAGTGCTGCCCGCACAAGTGTCGCCGAATACTACATCAGCACTGGTAGCATGCCCGCGACCACAACCGCTGCTGGCATTAACACAGATACCGGCCAGAGCGATTACATCACTAATATTGCTTTTGCTACTTCTTCTACTGGTACTCAGTTGACCTACACATTGGGCAATTTGGGTGGTACTGCAGACGCCAGCACTTTTGAATACCTCGTAACTGGTAATAACAATGGCGTTCAAGTTGATTGCACAGGCGGTTCCCTCGAGGCTAAATATCGTCCTGCAAACTGTCGCCCGTAA
- the pilB gene encoding type IV-A pilus assembly ATPase PilB, with amino-acid sequence MASSNRNVTLTGLARRFVDDGLLDEETAKDAFLQASQNRIPLITYLTQNNLADSSKLAFSAAMEFGVSVLDLDSFLPEMMPEKVVDEKLVRKHNALPLYKRGNRLFIAVSDPTNIQALDEIKFNTGLSTDAILVDDAKLRTAIDKYLESHDTTMGDLDDADLEGVETEGGDQDDDGAVSATEVDDAPIVKYVNKMLLDAIRGGASDIHFEPYEKIYRVRYRTDGILKEISRPSIKLAPKISARVKIMAQLDISERRVPQDGRIKMKLSKTKAIDFRVNTLPTLWGEKIVLRILDPSQAKLGIDVLGYEEDQKQLYMDALAQPQGMILVTGPTGSGKTVSLYTGLNILNTPGINISTAEDPAEINLEGINQVNVNTKVGLGFAEALRAFLRQDPDVIMVGEIRDLETANIAIKAAQTGHLVLSTLHTNSAAETLTRMMNMGVPAFNIATSVSLIIAQRLGRRLCSCKQPADVPKDVLLKEGFTQEQIDTGFTLYRPKGCDKCSNGYKGRVGIYEVVKITEELASMIMEEASSIKIAKQAQAEGFRNLRQSALLKVMEGVTSLEEANRVTKD; translated from the coding sequence ATGGCGAGCAGCAACCGAAACGTAACCCTGACGGGCCTGGCCCGTCGATTTGTGGATGACGGGCTTCTTGACGAAGAAACCGCCAAAGATGCCTTTCTTCAGGCCTCCCAGAACCGCATCCCACTGATTACCTACCTTACCCAGAACAATCTGGCAGATAGCTCCAAATTGGCATTTTCTGCTGCGATGGAATTTGGCGTCTCGGTACTGGACCTGGATTCGTTCCTACCGGAAATGATGCCTGAGAAGGTGGTTGACGAAAAGTTGGTGCGGAAGCACAACGCCCTGCCCTTGTATAAGAGAGGTAATCGGCTATTCATCGCAGTATCAGACCCAACAAACATTCAGGCCTTGGATGAGATCAAGTTCAACACAGGATTGAGCACTGACGCGATTCTTGTGGACGATGCCAAGCTGCGCACAGCCATCGACAAGTACCTTGAATCCCATGACACTACCATGGGTGATCTCGACGATGCTGATCTTGAGGGCGTCGAAACCGAGGGCGGCGACCAGGACGACGACGGTGCCGTCAGCGCTACGGAAGTAGATGATGCACCTATTGTTAAGTATGTTAACAAGATGTTGCTTGATGCCATCCGCGGCGGCGCATCCGATATTCACTTTGAGCCATACGAAAAGATCTACCGGGTTCGCTACCGGACAGATGGAATCCTGAAAGAGATATCTCGCCCATCCATTAAACTTGCACCGAAGATCTCTGCCCGGGTGAAGATCATGGCCCAACTGGATATCTCGGAGCGCCGCGTACCTCAGGACGGTCGGATCAAGATGAAGCTGTCCAAGACCAAAGCCATCGACTTCCGGGTGAATACTCTGCCCACCCTTTGGGGCGAAAAAATTGTTCTTCGGATTCTGGACCCAAGCCAGGCCAAGCTGGGCATTGATGTCTTAGGTTATGAGGAAGACCAGAAGCAACTATATATGGACGCCCTAGCGCAACCCCAGGGTATGATTCTGGTAACCGGGCCGACCGGCTCCGGTAAAACGGTATCCCTCTACACCGGCTTGAACATTCTGAACACACCGGGCATCAACATTTCCACGGCGGAAGATCCGGCGGAGATCAACTTGGAAGGCATCAACCAGGTCAACGTGAACACCAAGGTAGGCTTGGGATTTGCGGAAGCGTTGCGGGCATTCTTGCGGCAGGACCCTGACGTAATCATGGTGGGTGAGATCCGGGATCTGGAAACCGCTAACATTGCAATCAAAGCCGCACAGACGGGGCACTTGGTTCTGTCTACGCTGCACACTAACAGCGCTGCCGAAACCCTCACCCGGATGATGAACATGGGGGTGCCCGCCTTCAACATTGCCACCTCGGTGAGCTTGATCATTGCCCAGCGCCTTGGTCGGCGCCTGTGCAGCTGCAAACAGCCTGCAGACGTGCCCAAAGACGTACTTTTGAAGGAAGGGTTCACACAAGAACAAATTGATACAGGCTTCACGTTGTACCGCCCCAAGGGCTGTGATAAATGCTCTAATGGATATAAAGGCCGCGTCGGTATTTACGAGGTGGTGAAGATTACTGAAGAGCTGGCAAGCATGATTATGGAAGAAGCCAGTTCTATAAAAATTGCAAAACAAGCGCAGGCAGAAGGCTTCCGCAACCTGAGGCAATCCGCCCTTCTGAAAGTAATGGAAGGAGTGACCAGCCTTGAGGAAGCCAACCGCGTGACGAAGGATTAA
- a CDS encoding glycosyltransferase family 4 protein translates to MRVLVVSTSFPISPESTSGIFVKRLVDALSRKLDVQVVVPDGRQRTEPGADYRVKSFRYAPKVFQTLSHEPGGLPVAIKENPASALLLPSYFLFFFLAVWRYSRGVDLIHANWSLPGVFAGIVGLIKRIPVVTTLRGDDVSNLRSSWVRRAVLSLLLRSNARLITVSPSMAQELSSIFPLSSASFQHIPNGVDENFLSVSSLQEDEIVPRLLCVGSLIKRKRIDTAIEALARVPKRATLTIVGEGPEKKTLVSKVAALGLTERVEFVGEVPPSQIANTLSQHDALILCSCSEGRPNVVLEAMASARVVIATDLPGIVDFIEDSRTGLLFPVGDVETLSENIEKLMKNPCLSAELGNSARTEILNQGLTWESCAARYYQVYEATLEGARCEG, encoded by the coding sequence ATGAGAGTGCTGGTTGTTTCAACATCATTTCCTATCAGTCCAGAGTCTACAAGCGGGATTTTCGTCAAGAGGTTGGTTGACGCGCTCTCCAGAAAACTGGATGTTCAAGTCGTTGTGCCTGATGGGCGTCAGCGTACCGAACCGGGTGCCGATTACCGTGTCAAAAGCTTCCGGTATGCTCCAAAAGTGTTTCAAACTCTTTCTCATGAGCCCGGAGGTTTGCCGGTTGCTATTAAGGAAAATCCTGCAAGCGCGTTATTGTTACCGAGTTATTTTTTGTTTTTCTTCTTGGCGGTATGGCGTTACTCACGTGGGGTAGATCTGATTCACGCCAATTGGTCCTTGCCGGGCGTTTTTGCAGGCATTGTGGGCTTGATCAAAAGGATTCCCGTCGTCACCACGTTGCGGGGTGATGACGTTTCGAATCTCCGCTCTTCCTGGGTTAGAAGGGCTGTGCTTAGCCTCTTGCTGAGGTCGAATGCGCGCTTGATTACAGTTAGCCCCTCGATGGCACAGGAATTGTCGAGCATATTCCCGTTGTCTTCGGCCTCATTCCAGCATATCCCCAATGGCGTTGACGAGAACTTTCTATCTGTCAGCAGTCTTCAAGAGGATGAGATTGTTCCGAGGCTTCTCTGTGTGGGCAGCTTGATAAAACGCAAGCGAATCGACACCGCTATTGAAGCTTTAGCTAGGGTTCCCAAGCGCGCAACGCTAACAATCGTTGGTGAGGGGCCAGAAAAAAAAACGCTGGTCTCAAAGGTTGCTGCGCTTGGCCTTACAGAGAGAGTTGAGTTTGTGGGGGAGGTGCCACCGAGTCAGATTGCCAATACGCTGTCTCAGCATGATGCGCTCATCCTCTGTAGTTGCTCAGAGGGACGTCCGAACGTAGTTCTAGAGGCCATGGCGTCTGCTCGAGTTGTTATCGCCACCGATTTACCCGGTATCGTCGATTTTATCGAGGACAGCAGGACAGGGCTTTTGTTTCCGGTCGGAGATGTCGAGACGCTATCGGAAAACATCGAAAAACTAATGAAAAATCCATGTTTGAGCGCAGAGCTTGGTAACTCCGCCAGAACGGAAATATTAAATCAGGGTTTGACGTGGGAGAGCTGTGCAGCACGCTACTATCAGGTCTATGAGGCCACTCTGGAGGGCGCGCGGTGCGAGGGATAA
- a CDS encoding glycosyltransferase family 2 protein — MQKISVIIPAKNEALAIAEVVEKVFVVFPDSEVIVVDDGSEDETAALAEQSGATVIRHPYSKGNGAAIKTGAREAHGDVLVFMDGDGQHSPEDARRLISRLGEGFDMVVGARKRGSQASWGRGVANWFYNALASYMTGQRVMDLTSGFRAVRADRFRQFLYLLPNGFSYPTTSTMAFFRAGYSVCYEPIHASKRQGNSHIKLLQDGLRFLLIIFKVGTLYSPLKLFFPIAFFHALAGGLYYAYTYYLDERLSIATVFMLTAGTTIFLIGLVSEQITALMYKNDD; from the coding sequence ATGCAAAAAATATCCGTTATTATTCCAGCGAAGAATGAAGCGTTAGCGATTGCTGAAGTCGTCGAGAAGGTTTTTGTGGTTTTTCCAGACTCAGAAGTTATTGTGGTTGATGATGGCTCTGAAGACGAGACAGCTGCGCTCGCCGAGCAGAGTGGCGCAACAGTGATCAGGCATCCGTATTCCAAGGGGAATGGTGCAGCCATTAAAACGGGTGCACGAGAGGCTCATGGAGATGTGTTGGTGTTTATGGATGGAGATGGACAGCACTCTCCTGAAGATGCCAGGCGATTGATTTCGAGACTTGGCGAAGGGTTCGACATGGTTGTCGGTGCCCGCAAGAGGGGGTCTCAGGCAAGTTGGGGCAGAGGGGTTGCCAACTGGTTTTACAATGCCTTGGCTAGCTACATGACAGGGCAGCGAGTGATGGACTTGACGTCAGGGTTTCGAGCTGTGAGAGCGGACAGGTTTCGACAGTTTCTTTATTTGCTTCCGAATGGATTTTCTTATCCAACTACGTCAACGATGGCATTTTTCCGGGCCGGGTATTCGGTTTGTTATGAGCCAATACATGCTTCAAAGAGGCAGGGAAACAGCCATATAAAGCTTTTGCAAGATGGTCTTCGGTTCTTGTTGATTATATTTAAAGTGGGCACCCTGTACTCGCCATTGAAGCTCTTCTTTCCAATTGCATTTTTTCATGCATTAGCCGGTGGGCTTTATTATGCATACACGTACTACTTGGATGAGAGGCTTTCAATTGCAACAGTGTTTATGTTAACGGCCGGAACGACGATTTTTCTTATTGGTTTGGTCTCTGAGCAAATTACCGCCTTAATGTATAAAAATGATGATTAA
- a CDS encoding glycosyltransferase, whose translation MTKDVVHEMTKITLCIDELTTGGAQRVLLFLGRELVKRGHCVDLVVLSNTGALFSQVDGNITVVNLATMSGSKGGPWVALTSLIKLSKYLRKTKPHGILSTITGSNLLSVVAWFLGGRPGRLVLREATSLKNVSSKWRLFLMSFLYRRADAVIALTSTHANELAQALSLNKSMLTVIGNPIDSEFLEKGLSGTDRDFVKSFSPYIVAVGRLTEAKDFSSLIRAYSFLSHLEGFPKLVIVGDGPERNVLERLISDLSLQKAVFLVGHYDSPAGWYANAEGFALTSLWEGYPNALLEALYFHLPVLITRYDKSIDEIISALNLQSFEVAEPANPRDIARALIALWEKTSRNTVSVFSNEVIDAYEAALLGS comes from the coding sequence ATGACGAAAGATGTTGTTCATGAGATGACGAAAATTACATTATGCATTGATGAACTGACGACAGGCGGGGCTCAACGGGTTCTGCTCTTTCTGGGTAGGGAGTTGGTGAAACGCGGGCATTGTGTCGATCTTGTAGTGCTTTCTAATACGGGAGCGCTCTTTTCTCAAGTCGATGGCAACATAACGGTTGTAAATTTAGCAACAATGTCCGGCTCGAAAGGTGGGCCCTGGGTTGCTCTCACGAGTCTGATCAAGCTGTCCAAGTATTTAAGAAAAACAAAGCCTCATGGAATTCTGTCGACCATAACAGGAAGCAACCTTCTGTCTGTGGTTGCATGGTTTTTGGGAGGTAGGCCTGGTCGCCTTGTTTTAAGAGAGGCGACGAGCCTGAAAAATGTCTCATCGAAGTGGCGTCTGTTTCTGATGTCCTTCCTATATAGAAGGGCAGATGCAGTGATTGCTCTGACATCCACCCACGCGAACGAACTCGCCCAAGCTTTGTCTTTGAACAAAAGCATGTTAACCGTCATCGGAAACCCCATAGATTCTGAGTTTCTCGAGAAGGGTCTTTCAGGCACCGATAGAGATTTCGTAAAGAGTTTTTCGCCTTACATCGTGGCCGTTGGCCGTTTGACGGAAGCTAAAGATTTTTCCAGTCTCATCAGAGCGTATTCCTTTTTATCGCATTTAGAGGGCTTCCCGAAGTTGGTGATTGTTGGTGATGGTCCGGAACGGAACGTATTAGAGAGGCTTATCTCGGACCTGTCGCTGCAAAAGGCCGTGTTTTTGGTGGGGCATTACGACAGTCCTGCCGGTTGGTATGCCAACGCAGAAGGATTCGCCTTAACTTCCCTATGGGAGGGTTATCCCAACGCGCTATTGGAAGCACTGTACTTTCACCTGCCGGTTTTAATCACGCGCTATGATAAATCAATTGACGAAATCATCAGTGCACTGAATCTTCAAAGTTTTGAAGTAGCCGAGCCGGCGAATCCAAGGGACATAGCTCGAGCGCTAATAGCTCTATGGGAGAAGACTTCGCGAAACACTGTGAGCGTGTTTTCCAACGAAGTTATCGATGCTTATGAGGCGGCTCTACTAGGGTCATAG
- a CDS encoding prepilin peptidase encodes MPSLDQLLSTPWLLYLTVTLFSLCIGSFLNVVILRLPKMMQQEWRCQCEEFLEVPEKQRKQETPLSLSKPASTCPSCGHQIRAWENIPVISWLVLRGKCSSCKAPISPRYPIIEAITAIFSVVTVALLGPTESALWALLLVWALMALTMIDFDTQLLPDSITLPLMWLGLVLNYFGVLTDFNSAFWGAVAGYLSLWSVYWLFKLVTGKEGMGHGDFKLLAALGAWLGWQLLPAVILLSSLVGAVVGIALMVFKKHGREVPIPFGPYLAAAGLLCLWFGDEIQAVWFGFLGV; translated from the coding sequence ATGCCCTCTCTAGACCAACTCCTCTCCACCCCCTGGCTCCTATACCTCACCGTCACCCTATTCTCCCTCTGCATCGGCAGCTTCCTGAACGTAGTCATCCTGCGCCTGCCAAAAATGATGCAGCAGGAATGGCGCTGCCAGTGTGAGGAGTTTCTGGAAGTACCGGAGAAGCAACGAAAGCAGGAAACACCACTTTCCCTTTCAAAGCCCGCGTCTACCTGCCCCTCCTGTGGCCATCAGATTCGGGCCTGGGAAAATATCCCGGTGATCAGCTGGCTGGTGCTGCGAGGCAAATGTTCGTCTTGTAAAGCGCCTATTTCGCCGCGCTACCCAATCATCGAAGCCATTACCGCCATCTTCTCGGTAGTAACCGTCGCTTTACTGGGACCAACCGAATCCGCGCTTTGGGCCTTGCTGCTGGTATGGGCCCTGATGGCGCTGACGATGATCGATTTCGACACACAACTGCTGCCAGACAGCATCACCCTGCCCCTGATGTGGCTCGGCTTGGTGTTGAACTATTTCGGCGTGCTGACAGATTTTAACAGTGCCTTCTGGGGTGCCGTTGCCGGGTACTTGTCGCTTTGGTCGGTGTATTGGTTGTTCAAGCTGGTAACTGGCAAAGAAGGTATGGGGCATGGGGATTTCAAGCTGTTGGCGGCCCTGGGTGCCTGGCTGGGATGGCAGTTGTTGCCGGCGGTGATTTTGCTGTCGTCGCTGGTGGGGGCGGTGGTTGGTATTGCGCTGATGGTGTTCAAAAAGCACGGGCGTGAGGTGCCGATTCCGTTTGGGCCTTATCTGGCGGCGGCTGGGTTGCTTTGTTTGTGGTTTGGGGATGAAATTCAGGCGGTTTGGTTTGGGTTTTTGGGGGTTTGA
- the tsaA gene encoding tRNA (N6-threonylcarbamoyladenosine(37)-N6)-methyltransferase TrmO, whose product MTRPRHKSRPADQALTLTPIAITHSCFKDKFGVPRQPGLTRHAHAELLIQSPFDREDAFRGLETASHLWLTFQFHEAIRAEWRPVVRPPRLGGNKKIGVFASRSPFRPNSLGLSVVRNEGLIRKNGQLVLRISDHDLIEGTPILDMKPYLPFADSVPEASLGWAESAPTERADVAFSPEASAQLATLPVEEYPDVRALIEDVVSYDPRPSFRRGRDEERIYGANLYDLNVRFRFVNDDSKIRVEVISVC is encoded by the coding sequence ATGACCAGACCACGCCATAAATCACGACCGGCAGACCAGGCTCTCACACTCACCCCCATTGCCATTACCCACTCCTGCTTCAAAGACAAGTTCGGGGTGCCACGCCAACCGGGGCTTACGCGCCATGCCCATGCCGAACTGCTGATCCAGAGCCCGTTTGACCGGGAGGACGCCTTTCGGGGCCTGGAAACCGCTAGTCATCTGTGGCTTACATTTCAGTTCCACGAGGCCATTCGCGCCGAGTGGCGGCCGGTGGTTCGCCCCCCACGGCTAGGCGGTAACAAAAAGATTGGCGTCTTCGCCAGTCGCTCGCCTTTCAGGCCGAACAGCCTTGGTTTGTCAGTGGTCAGGAACGAGGGGTTGATTCGCAAAAACGGGCAGTTGGTTCTGCGCATCAGCGACCACGACCTGATCGAAGGCACGCCAATATTAGATATGAAACCCTATTTGCCGTTTGCCGATTCAGTGCCAGAGGCTTCCCTCGGCTGGGCAGAGTCTGCGCCCACCGAGCGCGCCGACGTGGCATTCAGCCCTGAGGCCTCCGCGCAGCTGGCAACCCTGCCGGTAGAGGAGTATCCGGATGTGAGGGCGCTGATCGAAGACGTCGTGAGTTATGACCCCAGGCCGTCCTTTCGCCGCGGGCGAGATGAAGAGCGCATTTACGGCGCCAACCTTTATGACCTGAATGTGCGTTTTCGTTTTGTGAACGATGATTCAAAGATACGTGTGGAAGTGATATCCGTCTGTTAA
- a CDS encoding tetratricopeptide repeat protein: MKKLSCHSVMVSTAFCVLLALTWFVYQPGLSGPFFLDDFDNLSALEGGVESVGDLNHYLSIGNAGPLGRPVAKLSFLLDDNNWPSNPEDFKKTNLLIHLLVGIIGFIALRVLGRQLLKDSSANWIALAATAIWLVHPMQVSTVLYVVQRMTQLSALFSLLGIAAHLFLRMRYPEPRIFQLALLSGSLGLFTLLAILSKESGALLPVYILVIEATILASKKQSALFLWWKRISLVAPTTFILIYVLYFPKWVGSYANRDFTLQERLLTQSVVLWDYIESLFDLQVHQLGLFQDDYPIYSSLWVPEVFFSVLGIVLFVGFAVMFRRSYPVLSFGILWFFAGHIIESSAVPLELYFEHRNYLPFFGPMFAFVCILSNALGKYVKAVPRFEAVVFAMIITVAAGVTWGYSSEWGDSRRIIPIWSSEHPNSLRAQRTFAQHLASVGFPDAALDVIDETYKAFPHDLSLPLMSLTFSCAFEKPIRYDLAEIAQNFAQHRWTDGLRPVVSNLSRFIHETSCSTIAPDVADLLKGTLAFEGQGTNTSGVAAFQAIAGDLMLGSGNADAALEFYFKVDNMLPSVDSATRIAHVYLRAGEFPSARRMLEVAIERDAQDGISEEKMAQYITIFEFIDERINSNLP; the protein is encoded by the coding sequence TTGAAAAAGCTCTCGTGTCATTCGGTAATGGTATCCACAGCGTTCTGCGTTCTGCTCGCCCTCACGTGGTTCGTTTATCAGCCGGGACTCTCTGGGCCGTTTTTTCTTGACGATTTCGACAATCTGTCGGCACTTGAAGGCGGTGTAGAGAGTGTTGGCGATTTGAATCATTACTTAAGTATTGGTAATGCCGGTCCTTTGGGTCGTCCTGTTGCGAAGTTGTCTTTCTTACTCGACGATAATAATTGGCCCTCGAATCCTGAAGACTTCAAGAAAACCAATCTGCTCATCCACCTTTTGGTCGGTATTATTGGGTTTATTGCCTTACGGGTTCTTGGGCGCCAACTCCTAAAAGATTCATCTGCCAATTGGATTGCTCTGGCGGCAACTGCCATCTGGTTAGTTCACCCGATGCAGGTATCAACAGTTCTCTACGTTGTTCAGCGCATGACACAGCTCTCAGCGCTATTCAGCTTGTTGGGGATTGCTGCACATTTGTTTCTCAGAATGAGATACCCGGAGCCTAGGATTTTCCAACTTGCTTTGCTCAGTGGCTCTCTGGGTCTGTTTACGTTGCTGGCCATCCTGAGCAAGGAATCCGGCGCTTTGTTGCCTGTTTATATATTGGTAATCGAGGCTACTATTCTCGCGTCAAAAAAGCAGTCGGCTCTGTTTCTCTGGTGGAAGCGAATAAGTTTAGTCGCTCCAACGACCTTTATACTTATCTATGTTTTGTATTTTCCGAAATGGGTCGGTAGTTATGCAAACCGTGATTTTACCTTACAGGAAAGGTTGCTGACTCAGTCTGTGGTTCTATGGGACTACATAGAAAGCTTATTTGATCTGCAAGTTCATCAATTGGGGCTCTTTCAAGACGACTACCCCATCTACTCAAGTCTTTGGGTGCCCGAAGTCTTTTTTTCGGTTCTTGGCATTGTTCTGTTCGTCGGTTTTGCAGTGATGTTCCGTCGCTCTTACCCGGTATTAAGTTTTGGCATTTTATGGTTCTTTGCAGGCCATATTATTGAGTCCTCCGCTGTGCCTCTGGAGCTGTACTTCGAACATCGTAACTATCTGCCGTTTTTTGGACCAATGTTTGCTTTTGTCTGCATATTGAGCAACGCCTTGGGAAAATACGTTAAAGCGGTCCCGAGGTTCGAAGCGGTCGTTTTTGCCATGATAATTACCGTAGCAGCGGGGGTTACCTGGGGCTACTCATCTGAATGGGGTGACTCCCGCCGTATTATTCCGATCTGGTCATCTGAGCACCCAAACTCGCTGCGTGCCCAGAGGACATTTGCACAGCATCTGGCCTCTGTAGGGTTTCCTGACGCCGCTCTTGACGTGATTGATGAGACTTATAAAGCCTTCCCTCATGACTTGAGCCTTCCCCTGATGTCTCTGACTTTTTCGTGTGCCTTCGAGAAACCTATCAGATACGACTTGGCGGAAATCGCACAAAATTTCGCTCAGCACAGGTGGACGGATGGGTTGCGTCCGGTTGTCTCTAATCTTTCTCGCTTTATACATGAAACATCGTGTTCGACCATTGCACCCGATGTTGCCGATTTGCTCAAGGGAACATTAGCCTTTGAAGGGCAGGGTACCAATACCAGCGGCGTAGCCGCGTTCCAGGCGATTGCGGGTGACTTAATGCTTGGGAGTGGTAACGCCGATGCCGCTTTGGAGTTTTACTTTAAAGTCGATAATATGTTGCCTTCCGTGGATTCAGCCACGCGCATCGCACATGTCTATCTCCGTGCGGGAGAGTTTCCATCCGCTAGAAGAATGTTGGAGGTGGCTATTGAACGGGATGCTCAGGATGGCATCTCCGAGGAGAAAATGGCTCAGTATATAACAATATTCGAGTTTATTGATGAGAGGATAAACAGTAATTTACCGTAA
- a CDS encoding type II secretion system F family protein — MAEKAQKLESYVWEGKDRKGNKTKGELTGSNLALVKAQLRKQGIIPDKVKKKPKPLFGGSKKITPFDIAMLTRQLATMMKAGVPLVQSFDIVADGLENKGLQELVMAIRNDISSGTGFAASLRKHPKYFDDLYCNLVDSGEKAGALEQMLDRIATYLEKTEILKKKVKKAMTYPIAVIVVAIVVTAILLVKVVPQFESLFQGFGADLPVFTQFIIGISEWMQKWWFIVLLGIVGTIYLFKESKRRSQKFSDIVDKYVLKLPIVGEILDKSAVAKFGRVLSTTFAAGVPLVDALDSVAGATGNAVYRDAVMNIKNDVSSGTQLQASMRQQDVFPVMAVQLTAIGEESGNLDDMLQKVAEHYEAVVDDMVDNLTALMEPMIMAVLGVLVGGLIIGMYLPIFQMGQVV, encoded by the coding sequence ATGGCAGAAAAAGCGCAGAAGCTGGAATCGTATGTCTGGGAAGGCAAAGACAGAAAAGGCAACAAGACCAAAGGAGAGCTGACGGGCTCAAACTTGGCTCTTGTTAAGGCTCAGCTACGTAAGCAGGGCATTATCCCAGACAAAGTGAAAAAGAAGCCCAAGCCATTGTTTGGTGGCAGCAAGAAAATCACTCCGTTTGACATAGCGATGCTGACCCGACAGCTAGCCACAATGATGAAAGCCGGTGTGCCTTTGGTGCAGAGCTTTGACATTGTTGCTGATGGTCTCGAGAACAAGGGTCTTCAAGAACTGGTCATGGCCATCCGGAATGATATTTCCTCTGGTACAGGTTTCGCTGCATCCTTGCGTAAACATCCAAAATACTTTGACGATCTGTACTGCAACCTTGTGGATTCTGGCGAGAAAGCAGGTGCACTTGAGCAGATGCTGGACCGTATTGCTACCTATCTTGAGAAAACGGAAATTCTGAAGAAGAAGGTCAAAAAGGCGATGACCTACCCTATCGCCGTTATCGTAGTCGCGATTGTGGTTACAGCTATCCTGTTGGTGAAGGTAGTTCCGCAGTTCGAAAGCCTGTTCCAGGGCTTTGGAGCGGATTTGCCCGTGTTTACTCAGTTCATCATCGGTATATCTGAATGGATGCAGAAATGGTGGTTTATCGTTCTGCTTGGGATTGTAGGTACGATCTACTTATTCAAGGAATCTAAGCGCCGATCCCAAAAATTCTCTGATATTGTCGATAAATACGTTTTGAAGCTGCCCATTGTTGGCGAAATTCTGGATAAGTCTGCGGTTGCCAAGTTCGGCCGCGTGCTTTCTACTACGTTCGCAGCGGGTGTGCCTCTGGTAGATGCTCTGGACTCGGTAGCTGGTGCTACCGGGAATGCGGTTTATCGGGATGCGGTTATGAACATCAAGAATGATGTCTCCAGCGGTACGCAACTACAGGCTTCAATGCGTCAGCAGGATGTGTTTCCGGTTATGGCCGTCCAGCTTACTGCTATCGGCGAAGAGTCCGGCAATCTTGACGATATGCTGCAGAAAGTTGCGGAGCATTACGAGGCCGTTGTAGATGACATGGTAGACAACCTCACGGCACTGATGGAGCCGATGATTATGGCTGTCCTTGGTGTGCTTGTGGGTGGCTTGATCATCGGCATGTACCTGCCAATCTTCCAGATGGGGCAAGTGGTTTAG
- the coaE gene encoding dephospho-CoA kinase (Dephospho-CoA kinase (CoaE) performs the final step in coenzyme A biosynthesis.) gives MKIVGLTGGIGSGKSTVVRIFGDLGVHWVDADDVAREVVEPGTAGLAAIAEHFGREILQADGALDRAALRQRVFENPEERNWLERLLHPVIREELVRQLQSPEASNTQPYVLLVSPLLLETDQHELVDRTVVVDVPEEVQIERTMARDDNSQAQVERIMAAQMARDERRSRADAVIDNNRPLQDVERQVCELHNRFLFEFR, from the coding sequence TTGAAGATTGTTGGGTTAACTGGCGGGATTGGGTCCGGGAAGTCTACGGTGGTGCGTATCTTTGGGGATTTGGGCGTGCACTGGGTGGATGCGGATGATGTGGCGCGGGAGGTGGTTGAGCCAGGAACGGCTGGGCTGGCTGCAATTGCTGAGCATTTTGGCCGCGAGATTCTGCAGGCAGACGGCGCACTGGACAGGGCAGCGCTTCGGCAGCGGGTGTTTGAGAACCCGGAAGAGCGAAACTGGCTTGAACGCCTGTTACATCCTGTCATCCGCGAGGAGCTGGTCAGACAACTGCAATCACCAGAAGCCTCCAATACCCAGCCTTATGTTCTGCTGGTTTCGCCACTATTACTGGAAACCGATCAACACGAATTGGTGGATCGCACGGTAGTGGTGGATGTACCGGAAGAAGTTCAGATTGAACGCACCATGGCGCGGGATGATAATAGCCAGGCGCAGGTTGAGCGCATTATGGCTGCGCAGATGGCCAGGGATGAGCGGCGTTCACGGGCAGACGCTGTGATTGACAATAACCGCCCTTTACAGGATGTGGAGCGCCAGGTTTGTGAATTGCATAATCGGTTCCTGTTTGAGTTTCGTTAA